Proteins from one Catenuloplanes atrovinosus genomic window:
- a CDS encoding GntR family transcriptional regulator, whose product MFDDRSPIYQQIADKIKDEILSGALKEDEQVMSTNQYASFYRINPATAAKGFQQLVDEGVLYKKRGIGMFVSPQAREQLRGQRRERFFTEVVDAMIAEARMIGIPLDEVVARIAAAEVPSGEAGR is encoded by the coding sequence GTGTTCGACGACCGGAGCCCGATCTATCAGCAGATCGCCGACAAGATCAAAGACGAGATCCTCAGCGGTGCGCTCAAGGAGGACGAGCAGGTCATGTCCACGAACCAATACGCATCCTTCTATCGGATCAACCCCGCCACCGCCGCCAAGGGGTTTCAGCAGCTGGTGGACGAGGGCGTGCTCTACAAGAAGCGGGGCATCGGCATGTTCGTCAGCCCGCAGGCCCGTGAGCAGCTGCGCGGCCAGCGCCGCGAGCGGTTCTTCACCGAGGTGGTGGACGCGATGATCGCCGAGGCCCGCATGATCGGCATTCCGCTCGACGAGGTCGTCGCGCGCATCGCGGCCGCCGAGGTGCCCAGCGGGGAGGCCGGCCGATGA
- a CDS encoding ABC transporter ATP-binding protein produces MSIPVSVRDLRLHYGDTVALDNLSFELAGGKIYGLLGRNGSGKTSLLSVLAAFRRATGGTVLVDGEDPFENARVTRRVCLIRDNVDAEDADRVGSVLDLASRLRPNWDADYASRLAKQFDLPLRKRVSGLSRGGRSALGVTLGLASRAPLTIFDESYLGLDAPSRYAFYQELIADYAEHPRTIILSTHLIEEVANLFEEVLILDRGRLLVHEETDTLRRRGATVTGEATAVDAFVAGNDLEALGEKRLGGTKATTTYGALTEAQRREAAAAGLDLAPVGLQDLFIHLTASGVPR; encoded by the coding sequence ATGAGCATCCCGGTCTCCGTGCGCGACCTGCGGCTGCACTACGGCGACACGGTCGCGCTGGACAATCTCTCGTTCGAGCTGGCCGGCGGCAAGATCTACGGGCTGCTCGGCCGCAACGGCTCCGGCAAGACCAGCCTGCTCTCCGTCCTGGCCGCGTTCCGCCGCGCCACCGGCGGCACCGTGCTGGTCGACGGCGAGGACCCGTTCGAGAACGCGCGGGTCACCCGCCGGGTCTGCCTGATCCGCGACAACGTCGACGCGGAGGACGCGGACCGGGTCGGCTCCGTGCTCGACCTCGCGTCCCGCCTCCGGCCGAACTGGGACGCCGACTACGCCTCCCGCCTGGCCAAGCAGTTCGACCTGCCGCTGCGCAAGCGCGTCTCCGGGCTGTCCCGGGGCGGCCGCTCCGCGCTCGGCGTCACGCTCGGGCTGGCCTCCCGCGCGCCGCTGACCATCTTCGACGAGTCCTACCTGGGGCTGGACGCGCCCTCGCGGTACGCGTTCTACCAGGAGCTGATCGCCGACTACGCGGAGCACCCGCGCACGATCATCCTCTCCACCCACCTGATCGAGGAGGTGGCGAACCTCTTCGAGGAGGTGCTGATCCTCGACCGGGGGCGGCTGCTGGTCCACGAGGAGACGGACACGCTGCGCCGGCGCGGCGCCACCGTCACCGGCGAGGCCACCGCGGTCGACGCGTTCGTCGCCGGCAACGACCTGGAGGCGCTGGGCGAGAAGCGGCTCGGCGGCACCAAGGCCACCACGACGTACGGCGCGCTCACCGAGGCGCAGCGCCGGGAGGCGGCCGCGGCCGGGCTGGACCTCGCGCCGGTCGGGTTGCAGGACCTCTTCATCCACCTGACCGCGTCCGGGGTGCCGCGATGA
- a CDS encoding NADP-dependent oxidoreductase, translating to MRAVRYRATGPSSVLRVDDDVPEPHAGPGRIRIAVEAAGVNAWDWKVRSGAAGIAVTRPRIPGGDAAGVVDEVGDGVTGVAVGDAVLGVTDGGATAEHAVLTHWAAKPEALSFAVAAGLPTPAETAVRALGLLGVAAGQVLVVGGAAGGVGLVAAQLAGERGARVIGTASPARHDLLRRLGITPTAYGDGLVARVRALAPDGVDRALDAAGHGVVPALIELTGDAAHVVSIADFSAHGARVTDGGQGRSWHALGEVAALVAAGRLELPVTATFPMAEAGAAHDLSESGHAGGRVVILVR from the coding sequence GTGAGGGCCGTGCGTTACCGGGCGACCGGCCCGTCCTCCGTGCTGCGCGTGGACGACGACGTGCCGGAGCCGCACGCCGGCCCCGGGCGGATCCGGATCGCGGTCGAGGCCGCGGGCGTGAACGCGTGGGACTGGAAGGTCCGCTCCGGTGCGGCCGGCATCGCGGTGACCCGGCCCCGCATCCCCGGCGGCGACGCGGCCGGCGTGGTGGACGAGGTCGGCGACGGCGTCACCGGCGTCGCGGTCGGCGATGCCGTCCTCGGCGTCACGGACGGCGGCGCCACCGCGGAGCACGCGGTGCTCACGCACTGGGCGGCCAAGCCGGAGGCGCTGTCCTTCGCGGTGGCGGCCGGGCTGCCCACGCCGGCCGAGACCGCGGTGCGCGCGCTCGGCCTGCTCGGCGTGGCCGCGGGACAGGTGCTGGTGGTCGGCGGCGCGGCCGGCGGCGTCGGGCTGGTCGCGGCCCAGCTCGCCGGCGAGCGCGGCGCCCGCGTGATCGGCACCGCGAGCCCGGCGCGGCACGACCTGTTGCGGCGGCTCGGCATCACGCCCACGGCGTACGGCGACGGCCTGGTGGCGCGCGTGCGCGCGCTCGCACCGGACGGCGTGGACCGGGCGCTGGACGCGGCCGGGCACGGTGTGGTCCCGGCGCTGATCGAGCTGACCGGCGACGCCGCCCACGTGGTCTCGATCGCGGACTTCTCCGCGCACGGCGCCCGGGTCACGGACGGTGGCCAGGGCCGGTCCTGGCACGCGCTCGGCGAGGTCGCCGCGCTGGTCGCCGCCGGGCGGCTGGAGCTGCCGGTCACGGCGACGTTCCCGATGGCCGAGGCCGGGGCCGCACACGACCTGAGCGAGAGCGGCCACGCCGGCGGGCGCGTCGTCATTCTCGTGCGCTGA
- a CDS encoding STAS domain-containing protein, whose translation MTFTVTPETGDDRTATVRLAGELDMSTVPELDTAIGELVGTGRNRLVIDLGELAFCDSTGLACLVRGDNRCAALGGWLRVTNHRGHVARVLAISGLDEFLRYQP comes from the coding sequence TTGACGTTCACCGTCACACCGGAGACCGGCGACGACCGGACCGCCACCGTGCGCCTCGCCGGTGAGCTGGACATGAGCACCGTGCCCGAGTTGGACACCGCGATCGGCGAGTTGGTCGGCACCGGCCGCAACCGTCTCGTCATCGACCTCGGCGAGCTGGCGTTCTGCGACTCCACCGGGCTGGCCTGCCTGGTCCGCGGCGACAACCGGTGCGCCGCGCTGGGTGGCTGGCTGCGGGTGACCAACCACCGCGGCCACGTCGCGCGCGTGCTGGCGATCAGCGGCCTCGACGAGTTCCTGCGATACCAGCCGTGA